The following coding sequences lie in one Pontibacter sp. G13 genomic window:
- the guaA gene encoding glutamine-hydrolyzing GMP synthase — MNQKVIIVDFGSQVTQLIARRVREQNVYCEIQPYHKPLPQDPTVKGVIFSGGPSSVNDSDAPDFDVDSVIGNLPVLGICYGAQLIAKKSGGKVQSSETREYGRAMLNSSGDSPLFRDLEGDDNQVWMSHGDTITDLPAGYHVIGSTDSVHVAAYQHDNLPVFALQFHPEVTHSLHGADIIRNFLIDICGIKPDWTPASFIEETVADLKAQIGGQKVICGLSGGVDSTVAASLIHRAIGDDLTCIFVDNGILRKGEFEQVMHMYSSLGLNVIGVDAADQFLDALDGVTDPETKRKTIGKIFIDVFQQEADKLDGITFLAQGTIYPDVIESVSVKGPSATIKSHHNVGGLPEQMKLKVVEPLKYLFKDEVRNVGRDLGLSEQFIGRHPFPGPGLAIRILGEITRERVALLQEVDAIFINELRDKEQYDQVWQAFAVLLPINSVGVMGDERTYEQVVALRAVGSRDGMTADWSRLPYEFLGEVSNKIINGVKGVNRVVYDISSKPPATIEWE; from the coding sequence ATGAACCAGAAAGTCATCATCGTCGATTTTGGATCTCAGGTTACTCAGTTGATTGCCAGGCGTGTACGCGAGCAAAACGTTTACTGTGAGATCCAACCTTACCATAAACCGCTTCCCCAAGATCCCACCGTCAAAGGGGTGATCTTCTCCGGTGGCCCTTCTTCCGTCAATGATTCCGATGCACCTGATTTTGATGTCGATAGCGTAATCGGCAACCTTCCGGTCCTGGGAATCTGCTATGGCGCACAATTGATCGCCAAAAAATCCGGCGGAAAAGTCCAGAGTTCTGAAACGCGCGAATACGGTCGTGCGATGCTAAATTCATCCGGCGACTCCCCGCTCTTCCGCGATCTCGAAGGAGACGACAATCAGGTGTGGATGTCTCACGGAGACACCATCACGGATCTGCCTGCTGGATACCACGTGATCGGTAGCACGGATTCCGTACATGTGGCTGCTTATCAGCACGATAATCTCCCCGTATTTGCCCTGCAGTTCCACCCTGAGGTGACACACTCTCTGCACGGCGCGGACATCATCCGCAACTTCCTGATCGATATCTGCGGCATCAAGCCTGACTGGACGCCTGCTTCCTTCATCGAGGAGACAGTCGCTGATCTCAAGGCACAAATCGGTGGCCAGAAGGTGATCTGTGGACTTTCCGGTGGGGTGGACTCTACCGTGGCTGCTTCCCTGATCCACCGTGCGATCGGAGACGATCTCACGTGTATTTTCGTGGACAACGGAATCTTGCGCAAAGGGGAGTTCGAGCAGGTGATGCACATGTACTCCAGCCTCGGCCTCAATGTCATCGGCGTAGATGCAGCGGATCAATTCCTCGATGCACTCGACGGCGTGACTGATCCGGAGACCAAGCGCAAAACCATCGGTAAAATCTTCATCGATGTCTTCCAGCAGGAAGCCGACAAATTGGACGGAATCACCTTCCTCGCACAGGGAACGATCTATCCAGACGTGATCGAGTCTGTGTCCGTCAAAGGGCCTTCCGCGACGATCAAATCTCACCACAACGTAGGCGGTCTGCCTGAGCAAATGAAGCTCAAAGTGGTAGAGCCATTGAAATACCTCTTCAAGGACGAAGTGCGCAACGTAGGTCGCGACTTGGGCTTGAGCGAGCAATTCATCGGTCGTCATCCATTCCCCGGACCGGGATTGGCGATCCGTATCTTGGGCGAAATCACCCGTGAGCGTGTGGCATTGTTGCAAGAAGTGGACGCAATCTTCATCAACGAACTCCGCGACAAGGAGCAGTATGATCAGGTATGGCAGGCGTTTGCGGTGCTGTTGCCGATCAACTCCGTGGGCGTGATGGGCGATGAGCGTACCTATGAGCAGGTAGTGGCCTTGCGTGCGGTAGGAAGCCGTGATGGCATGACTGCTGACTGGTCTCGTCTCCCTTACGAATTCTTGGGAGAGGTTTCCAACAAGATCATCAACGGAGTCAAAGGCGTCAACCGGGTTGTCTATGACATCTCCTCCAAGCCGCCTGCGACCATCGAATGGGAATAA
- a CDS encoding IS110 family transposase, protein MEAFCGIDVSKSSFHADYSGNELGTREFKNKPSDFRKLVKWAPEGVKFVMESTGPYHNRLATFLFEAGYEVFVVNPLIIKRFSEAILSRAKTDSRDARIIVEYAESRNFKLLPWKPRSRASTRMQQILRAMHSYEKQLTMNKNRKGANQDFGTEDPMVARSLKSIIGHLKREIKKLEKELERIANEEFGTEMELLQSIKGIGPKTASLLVHATDGFTRFENVKQLVAYAGLSPTISQSGTSLNRRGKICKKGNGALRRNLYMGAFSAIKYNKPCNQLFERLMEQGKHYQKARVAVACKLLRQAFGVVTRGEKFNPDFHPKTCF, encoded by the coding sequence ATGGAAGCATTTTGCGGAATTGATGTATCAAAGTCAAGTTTCCATGCTGACTATTCAGGGAATGAGCTGGGGACGAGGGAGTTCAAGAACAAGCCTTCAGATTTCCGGAAACTAGTCAAGTGGGCCCCTGAAGGTGTGAAGTTCGTCATGGAGTCCACCGGCCCCTACCACAATCGACTGGCCACTTTCCTGTTCGAGGCTGGGTATGAGGTATTTGTCGTTAACCCATTGATTATCAAGCGATTTTCTGAGGCTATCTTGAGCAGGGCCAAGACCGATTCTCGAGATGCCCGGATCATTGTCGAATATGCAGAGAGCAGGAACTTCAAGTTGCTCCCTTGGAAGCCGCGGAGCAGGGCCTCTACTCGGATGCAGCAGATCCTCCGGGCGATGCATTCTTACGAGAAGCAACTGACGATGAACAAGAACCGCAAGGGGGCGAATCAGGATTTCGGGACGGAAGACCCGATGGTGGCACGTTCGCTCAAGTCCATTATCGGGCATCTAAAACGCGAGATCAAAAAACTGGAGAAGGAACTTGAAAGGATTGCGAATGAGGAGTTTGGGACTGAGATGGAGCTTCTGCAGAGTATCAAGGGAATCGGCCCGAAAACAGCTTCTTTGCTGGTCCACGCCACGGATGGCTTCACGCGGTTCGAGAATGTAAAGCAATTGGTTGCATACGCCGGATTGAGCCCGACGATCAGCCAGTCAGGCACATCGCTCAACAGGCGGGGGAAGATCTGCAAGAAAGGGAATGGGGCACTGAGACGAAACCTGTATATGGGTGCCTTCTCGGCGATCAAATACAACAAACCCTGCAACCAACTTTTTGAAAGACTCATGGAACAAGGTAAGCACTATCAGAAGGCCCGCGTGGCAGTTGCATGCAAGCTCTTGAGGCAGGCATTTGGAGTCGTGACTCGCGGAGAAAAATTTAACCCTGATTTTCACCCAAAAACTTGTTTTTAG
- a CDS encoding glycoside hydrolase family 2 TIM barrel-domain containing protein: MIHRLLLVWGMLAFLPTTHQAQTRTDWQNPLVIGINKLPARASFHSSPTLDAARTQDIGEAERVQSLNGEWAFAWYPNPGAVPANFTEETFKLPHTIKVPGNMETQGFGMPIYTNSKHPWQTYDYPNIPADNNPTGIYRTTFKTPKNWKDMKVRIHFGGLSSAFYLWVNGQQVGYSQGSRLPAEFDLTPYLKSGKNTLVAQVFRWSDGSYLEAQDHWKLGGIHRDVMLMAEPVVHLSDVFVRPKLDQAYTQGTLDIRPKIDFPVGQDLKGWTVSAHLFDAIGAEVAQQSTPATKITQYFYQQRWAVKTDFLKLEVANPALWSAETPHLYQLVLVLKDANGTTVEAIEQQVGFRSYSVVEGVFQVNGQPVKLYGVNRHDHHALNGKTVSYEDMKRDVELLKLYNFNAVRCSHYPNNPAFYDLCDEYGIYVMDEANVESHGLRGELTNHAEWSYAFLDRAIRMVERDKNHPCIFSWSLGNESGLGPNHAAMAGWIKAYDPDRLVHYEGANGGGGSLAPQGDDTPADPHDFVDMISRMYPTPQQFIEMDLSQTGRKPLIACEYSHAMGNSNGGLQEIWDIIHRNPRWAGGFIWDWMDQGLWQENDSCGQYVYGGFYNEPSHDSNFCLNGVLSADQTPKPVMEACKQVFQPFAFTRHKKNQTEYHITKRRAFDQWDLYAFSWELRENGQVVATGTAQPTGMDESMRSISINPDYQQQAGREYHLQIHASRKAATKWSEAGYLIAAEEFAFPYQPAAPAVNTTSSEAQPIMWKETPNAWEFKMEEAVVGFDLETGFLNRYTVAGQSIITGPLKPNTWRAITDNDRIGWKTPQTLAPWKQADSQQALLSISQQALTTGAWLIETVHDLGQGTATQTTHYTVNPNGQVQIEVDFEASSLLPYIPRVGMEVTIGAEFEQLKWYGRGPHEHYLDRKNGAFVGIYESPLSKFYTSYIYPQANANRTDTRWMQVANEAGIGMMVSGSLFEFSAYPFTPENLEAAVSTCELEQMEGFTLNLDHKQMGVGGFTSWNWKAAPLESHRIQAGTFHYQLTLAPISGTDMR, from the coding sequence ATGATTCATCGACTGCTGCTCGTGTGGGGAATGCTGGCATTCCTCCCGACCACACACCAGGCGCAGACCCGGACAGACTGGCAAAATCCGCTAGTGATCGGCATCAACAAATTGCCGGCAAGGGCTTCATTCCACTCCTCCCCCACCCTCGACGCGGCCCGTACGCAAGACATCGGCGAGGCTGAACGCGTACAATCCCTCAATGGCGAATGGGCGTTCGCATGGTACCCCAATCCGGGCGCTGTTCCAGCCAACTTTACCGAGGAGACATTCAAACTTCCGCATACCATCAAAGTTCCTGGCAACATGGAGACCCAAGGATTTGGGATGCCGATCTACACCAACTCCAAGCACCCTTGGCAGACTTACGACTATCCGAATATCCCTGCGGACAACAATCCTACAGGCATCTACCGCACCACCTTCAAAACGCCGAAAAACTGGAAGGACATGAAGGTCCGTATCCATTTTGGCGGGTTGAGTTCTGCCTTTTACCTCTGGGTGAATGGCCAGCAGGTAGGCTACAGTCAAGGCAGTCGATTGCCGGCTGAGTTTGACTTGACTCCCTACCTGAAATCTGGAAAGAATACGCTGGTTGCTCAGGTATTTCGCTGGTCCGATGGGTCCTATCTGGAGGCGCAGGATCACTGGAAGCTCGGCGGTATCCACCGCGACGTGATGCTGATGGCGGAACCCGTGGTACATCTTTCGGATGTGTTTGTGCGTCCAAAATTGGATCAGGCCTACACCCAAGGCACGTTGGATATTCGTCCGAAAATCGATTTTCCTGTTGGTCAGGACCTGAAGGGCTGGACTGTATCTGCGCATTTGTTTGATGCGATCGGAGCGGAAGTGGCCCAGCAATCGACTCCTGCGACCAAAATCACCCAATATTTTTACCAACAGCGCTGGGCTGTCAAAACTGACTTCCTCAAGTTGGAGGTGGCCAACCCCGCCCTTTGGAGCGCAGAAACCCCTCATCTCTACCAGCTGGTCCTTGTCCTCAAAGACGCAAACGGCACAACCGTCGAGGCGATCGAGCAACAGGTAGGATTCCGATCATACAGCGTTGTGGAAGGCGTTTTTCAGGTAAATGGCCAGCCCGTGAAGCTCTACGGAGTCAACCGACATGACCACCACGCCCTGAACGGCAAGACGGTTTCCTACGAGGATATGAAGCGCGATGTGGAGCTGTTGAAGCTGTACAATTTCAACGCAGTTCGTTGCAGCCATTATCCCAACAATCCTGCTTTCTATGATCTCTGCGACGAATACGGCATCTACGTGATGGACGAGGCCAATGTGGAATCCCATGGTCTTCGCGGCGAACTCACCAATCACGCCGAGTGGAGCTACGCATTTTTGGATCGCGCCATCCGCATGGTCGAGCGCGACAAGAACCACCCGTGCATTTTCTCTTGGTCACTCGGAAATGAGTCCGGACTCGGCCCCAATCACGCGGCGATGGCTGGTTGGATCAAGGCTTACGATCCTGACCGTTTGGTGCACTACGAAGGTGCCAATGGTGGTGGCGGTTCACTTGCTCCCCAAGGCGATGATACCCCTGCCGATCCGCATGATTTCGTGGACATGATCAGTCGCATGTACCCGACGCCTCAGCAATTCATCGAGATGGACTTGTCCCAAACGGGCCGTAAGCCCCTGATTGCCTGTGAGTATTCGCATGCGATGGGTAATTCCAATGGCGGTCTTCAGGAAATCTGGGACATCATCCACCGCAATCCACGCTGGGCTGGAGGATTCATCTGGGACTGGATGGACCAAGGACTTTGGCAGGAAAATGACAGCTGCGGACAATACGTCTATGGGGGATTCTACAATGAACCCAGTCACGATAGCAACTTCTGCCTCAATGGTGTCCTGAGCGCCGACCAAACGCCCAAGCCTGTCATGGAAGCTTGCAAGCAGGTGTTCCAGCCATTTGCATTCACCCGGCACAAAAAGAACCAGACCGAATACCACATCACCAAGCGCCGTGCATTTGATCAGTGGGACTTGTATGCCTTTTCGTGGGAATTGCGTGAAAATGGCCAAGTGGTGGCGACCGGTACAGCACAACCCACGGGCATGGACGAATCCATGCGTTCCATCAGCATCAACCCAGATTACCAGCAGCAAGCGGGCCGTGAATACCACCTTCAGATTCATGCGTCGCGCAAAGCGGCCACCAAGTGGTCTGAGGCAGGATACTTGATCGCTGCGGAGGAATTCGCCTTCCCATATCAACCTGCAGCTCCAGCAGTCAACACAACCAGCTCGGAGGCACAGCCGATCATGTGGAAGGAAACGCCAAATGCATGGGAATTCAAGATGGAGGAAGCTGTGGTAGGGTTCGACTTGGAAACCGGATTCCTCAACCGCTACACCGTGGCGGGGCAATCCATCATCACCGGCCCATTGAAACCCAATACTTGGAGAGCTATCACGGACAACGACCGCATAGGCTGGAAGACTCCGCAAACGTTGGCTCCGTGGAAGCAAGCGGATTCGCAGCAAGCATTGCTAAGCATCAGCCAGCAAGCGCTTACCACGGGAGCGTGGCTCATCGAGACGGTCCACGACCTCGGTCAAGGCACAGCGACCCAGACCACCCATTACACAGTGAATCCCAACGGCCAAGTGCAGATCGAGGTGGATTTCGAGGCTTCCTCCTTGCTGCCATACATTCCGCGTGTAGGGATGGAGGTGACCATTGGGGCTGAATTTGAGCAGTTGAAGTGGTATGGCCGCGGTCCTCACGAGCATTACCTCGACCGAAAGAACGGCGCATTTGTGGGAATATATGAGTCGCCTTTGAGCAAATTCTACACCTCCTACATTTATCCGCAAGCCAACGCCAACCGCACCGACACCCGTTGGATGCAAGTGGCCAATGAAGCGGGAATCGGCATGATGGTCTCTGGGTCGCTCTTTGAATTCAGTGCCTACCCATTCACCCCTGAAAATCTGGAGGCTGCTGTCTCTACCTGCGAATTGGAACAGATGGAAGGATTCACCCTGAATCTCGACCACAAGCAGATGGGCGTTGGCGGATTTACCTCCTGGAACTGGAAGGCAGCTCCATTGGAATCACACCGCATCCAGGCTGGAACCTTCCATTACCAATTGACATTGGCCCCGATTTCGGGCACCGATATGAGATGA
- a CDS encoding T9SS type A sorting domain-containing protein, with product MTSVLLNCAAKRIKASVFLMLMAALPQLLQAATYYVSPTGDNTADGSMATPFQTIQHAADMMAYGDSCIVQAGTYRETITVNTNGLTFLAADGQEVLISGYEIVDTWTSLPNNIWLADLGWSLADKNQVMYRGQMMNLARWPNKTNFNPFDHEAYKAFGNNNSINHNDIPQYQWQTGGVVFFLGKNRWTSWRVPITGVTNGKVSFGELSSDWSYGGSHNPANGGEFFLMNVFQALDAPGEWYINHNTKKVYFITPDGQAPEAGEVLVRKRPTAFNINNRQDITIDGFHIEGSNIHMPGAKNCVIQHCEILYGNHTIGTNGSFQTQDASIFMNDGCQGNLITHNNIQWGAGNGIILKGQNNIVSHNYIGHFDYLSSYASPIELRGTNELIYNEIFAGGRDLVRGGGDGSTVAYNDMHHSNITNDDCGPIYFCCGQYGYTRIHHNWIHDCQSRDKDFGSYKATGVYLDNTTENVIVDHNVLWGLEWTGVQINWAGKNLLIYNNTIWTTGQPESKAMGRWVNGYQLDNVQVHNTLANEPELHFTSADNNVIVGLNEQVFMDFEGTDFTPKGNSPAIDAGKVIPGYTDGYLGVAPDAGAYEDGVTPWVPGPDWELEVTVVSNDARLETTIPVKIYPNPYQGELLRIESPLPGTKSVRIFDLNGKLIHTDSFDGQMMSLDSIQLTEGIYLFEISHAAGVSREKIIVQ from the coding sequence ATGACTTCTGTTCTACTAAACTGCGCCGCAAAGCGGATCAAGGCATCGGTCTTCTTGATGCTCATGGCCGCTCTTCCACAGCTCCTTCAAGCTGCAACCTATTATGTTTCTCCCACGGGAGACAATACGGCAGATGGCTCTATGGCCACGCCTTTTCAGACGATCCAGCATGCAGCAGACATGATGGCCTATGGCGATAGCTGTATCGTCCAAGCCGGGACCTATCGCGAGACGATCACTGTGAATACCAATGGGTTGACCTTTCTCGCTGCCGATGGGCAGGAGGTGTTGATCTCCGGATACGAAATCGTAGATACGTGGACTTCTTTGCCCAACAACATCTGGTTGGCAGATTTGGGGTGGTCCTTGGCGGACAAGAATCAGGTCATGTACCGAGGACAGATGATGAATTTGGCGCGCTGGCCCAACAAGACCAATTTCAATCCATTTGATCACGAGGCCTACAAAGCATTCGGCAACAACAACTCCATCAACCACAACGACATTCCCCAGTACCAATGGCAAACAGGAGGCGTCGTATTCTTTTTGGGAAAAAATCGCTGGACCTCTTGGCGAGTGCCCATTACAGGCGTTACCAATGGTAAAGTGTCCTTCGGGGAATTGAGCAGCGATTGGAGCTATGGAGGTTCTCACAATCCTGCCAATGGAGGGGAATTTTTCCTGATGAATGTCTTTCAGGCATTGGATGCACCGGGTGAATGGTACATCAATCACAACACCAAAAAGGTGTATTTCATCACGCCAGACGGTCAAGCTCCAGAAGCGGGTGAGGTATTGGTACGAAAAAGACCTACCGCCTTCAACATCAACAATCGTCAGGACATCACCATCGACGGGTTCCACATCGAAGGTTCCAACATCCACATGCCGGGCGCGAAAAACTGTGTGATTCAACATTGTGAAATCCTCTACGGAAACCACACCATCGGCACCAACGGTTCCTTCCAGACGCAAGATGCTTCCATCTTCATGAACGATGGCTGTCAGGGCAACCTCATCACCCACAACAATATCCAGTGGGGCGCAGGAAACGGCATCATCCTCAAAGGTCAAAACAACATTGTATCCCACAACTATATCGGTCATTTTGATTATCTCTCCAGCTACGCCTCTCCGATCGAGCTTCGTGGCACCAATGAGTTGATCTACAACGAAATCTTCGCAGGTGGCCGTGATCTCGTCCGCGGTGGTGGAGATGGATCTACCGTTGCATACAACGATATGCACCACTCCAACATCACCAATGATGACTGTGGGCCGATCTACTTCTGCTGCGGTCAATATGGCTACACGCGCATCCACCACAACTGGATCCACGACTGCCAGTCCCGCGACAAGGATTTTGGCAGCTACAAGGCCACAGGGGTCTACCTCGACAACACGACAGAAAATGTCATCGTGGATCACAATGTCCTTTGGGGATTGGAATGGACAGGGGTACAAATCAACTGGGCCGGAAAGAATCTCCTCATTTACAACAACACTATCTGGACAACTGGGCAGCCAGAATCCAAAGCAATGGGACGTTGGGTGAATGGCTACCAACTGGACAATGTACAAGTGCACAACACCCTTGCCAACGAGCCAGAACTGCATTTCACCTCTGCGGACAACAATGTCATCGTGGGATTGAATGAGCAAGTATTCATGGATTTCGAGGGCACAGACTTTACGCCAAAAGGGAACTCTCCAGCCATCGACGCGGGAAAAGTCATCCCGGGGTACACAGACGGCTACCTGGGAGTGGCACCGGACGCAGGCGCCTACGAAGATGGCGTCACTCCTTGGGTACCGGGTCCAGACTGGGAATTGGAAGTGACCGTGGTCAGCAATGATGCGCGCCTCGAAACGACCATTCCGGTGAAAATTTATCCGAACCCCTACCAAGGCGAACTGTTGCGGATCGAGTCTCCCCTGCCGGGCACCAAGTCCGTCCGCATCTTCGATCTGAATGGCAAGCTGATCCAT